Proteins found in one Primulina eburnea isolate SZY01 chromosome 16, ASM2296580v1, whole genome shotgun sequence genomic segment:
- the LOC140816824 gene encoding endoribonuclease Dicer homolog 2-like, which yields MAIDGGSQQLMADFFPVARSYQLEALEKALKQNTIVYLETGSGKTLIAIMLLRSYAHLLRKPSPFIAVFLVPTVVLVAQQGESVAMLTDLKVGMYYGELGVDYWDAVEWKLQKNKNEVLVMTPQILLDALRHSFLRLDQIKVLIFDECHNARGKHPYSCIMTEFYHRELSSNNPQLPRVFGMTASPIKAKALSSRSAYWEQISELESLMNSKVFTCKSDSVLSQYVPFSTPKVKIYRKTGVPHTVCARIAGDLSRLITKHELSLHGPNISTSDLESAIKRLHKLLSTFRFCLEELGIWLTLKAAEVFSLEEADILSWGRLDISGETVLGAFSLDVVQVLSAFFPADPNWSVRHDIIANVKAGYLTSKVLCLIDTLLEYRDMKNLRCIVFVKRIVTAIVICHLLNELLPELTGWSAEYTAGNNSRFRSQSRKEQNKIVDEFRNGTVNIIISTSMLEEGLDVQSCNLVIRFDPSATICSFIQSRGRARMQNSDFVLMVESEDTSALSQVKNYLAGGEMMRSECLSHADFPCEPLGQMYSEPCYEVKTTRAIVNLSSSVSLIYFYCSRLPSDGYFKPYPHFKIFKEVQSCTLLLPNSCPIPIVEVQGSIKVLKQLACLEACKQLHQVGELTDNLVPNTLEEEADTQESRCEPYAEDHAKYFPPELVHPQEIGSQTLYHCYLIELNPNFQDEVKLQDIVLAVPTRLGYDLEMIDLDLEADRGKIIMSSKYLGCLRLTSAQISLCRSFQIILFRVLLNQNFNQLHEDIDQCSLSNGSRIFNYLLFPSTGSSENLSVDWKCVTSVLYLSDGSLDKHNDCFATRDQGHYVHTKNGLVCSCMLENSLVCTPHNGLMYCISGTLDGYDGNSNFELRNGEVLSYKKYYEKKHGIKLQFEGETLLYGKRMFTVHNYLQRCRTHRSKEPSNSSYELPPELCFIIMSPITISTFFSFSFIPSIMHRIESLLIAANLKSLHMDFCTPNIVIPTLTILEAITTKKCQEKIHLESLETLGDSFIKYATSQQLFKMHQNNHEGLLSTKREKIISNANLCKLGCVRKITGFIRNEPFDPKTWIIPGSYSANHALKEELVSSKKIFSKGSRKIKSKTIADVVEALVGAFLRTGGEMVALSFMAWLGIDVDFVNVPYTRHFPVNPERHVNVKFFESLLNYQFHDVSLLVEALTHGSYMLPEIPRCYQRLEFLGDAVLDYLITLHLYCKYPGLSPGLLTDLRSASTNNDFYAQSAIQVGLHKHILHASQALHCQIVETVKNCEQSFPVSAFGQESETSFPKVLADVIESVAGAILVDSGYNKEIVFQSLRRLIDPLITPDTLTTHPIRELTELCQKEQYTLKKPVVSHQNGVAYVTVEVEANGMLYRESRTAADRKTAKKLAHKTVLESLKESMGSCSR from the exons ATGGCCATCGATGGAGGTAGCCAGCAACTCATGGCCGATTTTTTTCCTGTTGCCAGAAG TTATCAGTTGGAAGCCTTGGAGAAAGCCCTAAAACAGAATACAATTGTTTACTTGGAGACTGGTAGTGGAAAAACTCTCATTGCGATCATGCTCCTCCGCAGCTACGCTCACCTCCTCAGAAAGCCTTCACCATTCATAGCAGTTTTTTTGGTCCCTACCGTTGTTTTGGTTGCTCAA CAAGGTGAATCAGTGGCAATGCTCACTGACTTGAAAGTGGGCATGTACTATGGCGAGTTAGGCGTTGATTACTGGGATGCTGTCGAATGGAAgttgcaaaagaataaaaatgag gtgcTTGTGATGACACCACAGATCTTGCTTGATGCCTTGAGGCACAGCTTTTTGAGACTCGATCAAATAAAAGTTCTAATATTTGATGAATGCCATAATGCAAGAGGCAAACACCCATATAGTTGTATTATGACG GAATTCTATCACCGTGAACTCTCATCAAATAATCCACAGCTTCCTAGAGTTTTTGGGATGACGGCTTCGCCGATAAAGGCTAAAG CTCTAAGTTCAAGATCTGCCTACTGGGAACAGATTAGTGAACTTGAAAGTCTTATGAATTCTAAG GTTTTCACATGTAAATCGGATTCAGTTTTATCTCAGTATGTCCCATTTTCAACCCCTAAAGTGAAGATATACAGGAAAACAGGGGTACCTCACACTGTTTGTGCACGCATTGCTGGTGATCTGAGCAGGCTGATAACGAAG CACGAACTTTCTCTCCATGGACCGAATATCTCAACATCTGATTTAGAGTCTGCAATAAAAAGATTGCATAAGCTTCTATCAACCTTCAGATTTTGTTTAGAGGAGCTGGGGATTTGGTTAACCTTGAAG GCAGCAGAGGTTTTCTCTCTTGAGGAAGCAGACATCTTGTCATGGGGTAGACTGGACATATCTGGTGAGACTGTCCTTGGGGCTTTCAGTTTGGATGTTGTTCAGGTCTTATCTGCATTTTTTCCAGCTG ATCCAAATTGGTCAGTTCGACATGATATAATAGCTAATGTGAAGGCAGGGTATCTTACATCTAAGGTTTTGTGCCTCATTGACACTCTTCTTGAGTACAG GGATATGAAGAATTTGAGGTGCATAGTGTTTGTTAAGAGGATTGTTACAGCCATCGTTATTTGCCATCTGCTGAATGAGTTGCTTCCTGAATTAACTGGGTGGAGTGCAGAATACACAGCAGGGAACAATTCCCGGTTTCGGTCTCAGAGTAGGAAAGAACAGAACAAAATTGTGGATGAATTCCGCAATGGAACT GTTAACATTATTATTTCCACTTCTATGCTCGAAGAGGGATTAGATGTGCAAAGTTGCAATCTTGTTATAAGATTTGATCCCTCTGCCACTATATGTAGCTTTATTCAATCCCGTGGGCGTGCTCGAATGCAGAACTCAGATTTTGTGTTAATGGTGGAAAG TGAAGACACATCGGCTCTCTCTCAGGTGAAGAACTATTTGGCCGGTGGGGAGATGATGCGAAGCGAGTGTTTGAGCCATGCTGATTTTCCTTGTGAACCACTTGGTCAAATGTATAGCGAACCATGCTATGAAGTTAAAACCACTAGAGCAATTGTGAATTTGAGTTCTAGCGTGTCATTGATTTACTTCTATTGCTCGCGGCTACCTTCTGATGG GTACTTCAAACCTTAtcctcattttaaaatttttaaagaggtGCAATCTTGCACACTGCTACTTCCCAATAGCTGCCcaataccaattgttgaggttCAGGGAAGTATCAAAGTTCTAAAGCAACTAGCTTGCCTGGAAGCTTGCAAGCAACTGCATCAGGTTGGTGAACTGACAGACAATCTTGTGCCAAATACTCTGGAGGAAGAAGCAGACACGCAGGAATCTA GATGTGAACCTTATGCTGAGGATCACGCGAAGTACTTCCCACCAGAATTAGTTCACCCTCAAGAGATAGGTTCTCAAACATTGTACCATTGTTATTTAATTGAGCTGAACCCAAACTTTCAAGATGAAGTCAAGCTTCAAGATATTGTGCTGGCTGTCCCGACCAGACTTGGATATGATCTGGAAATGATTGACCTTGACTTAGAGGCGGATAGGGGGAAAATAATAATGAGCTCAAAATACCTAGGATGTTTAAGATTAACTTCTGCACAG ATTTCTCTGTGTCGGAGTTTCCAAATAATTCTTTTCAGGGTTCTTCTTAATCAGAACTTTAACCAGCTTCATGAAGACATCGATCAATGTTCTCTGAGCAATGGTTCTCGAATTTTCAATTACCTTCTTTTCCCATCTACAGGCTCAAGCGAAAACTTATCTGTTGATTGGAAATGTGTCACCTCTGTTCTATACCTGAGCGATGGGTCTTTGGATAAACACAATGACTGTTTTGCGACCAGAGATCAAGGGCATTATGTGCACACAAAGAATGGTTTGGTTTGTAGTTGCATGTTAGAAAATTCCTTGGTATGCACGCCTCATAATGGCTTAATGTACTGCATATCTGGAACTTTGGATGGTTATGATGGCAATTCAAATTTTGAACTAAGAAATGGAGAGGTTCTTTCttacaaaaaatattatgaaaagAA ACATGGGATCAAGTTGCAATTTGAAGGAGAGACTCTTCTTTATGGAAAACGGATGTTTACGGTGCATAACTACCTGCAGAGATGTAGAACTCATAGGTCAAAAG AGCCAAGTAACAGTTCATATGAGTTGCCGCCTGAGCTCTGTTTCATAATCATGTCGCCCATTACCATTTCTACATTTTTTTCTTTCTCGTTCATTCCATCTATCATGCATCGGATAGAGTCATTGCTTATAgctgcgaacttgaaaagtttaCATATGGATTTCTGCACGCCAAATATAGTTATTCCAACCCTTACG ATTTTGGAAGCAATCACAACAAAGAAATGCCAGGAGAAGATTCATTTAGAATCACTGGAGACCCTAGGAGACTCTTTCATCAAATATGCTACTAGTCAGCAGCTTTTCAAAATGCATCAAAATAATCATGAAGGCCTTCTTAGCACTAAACGAGAGAAAATAATTTCTAATGCTAACTTGTGCAAGCTGGGATGTGTCCGCAAAATTACG GGTTTTATACGCAACGAACCCTTTGATCCCAAAACATGGATAATTCCTGGTTCCTATTCTGCAAACCATGCATTAAAAGAGGAGCTGGTTTCATCTAAAAAAATCTTTAGCAAGGGTAGCAGGAAGATAAAGAGTAAGACGATTGCTGATGTTGTTGAAGCATTAGTTGGTGCATTTCTTAGAACTGGTGGTGAAATGGTTGCTCTGTCCTTCATGGCATGGCTTGGCATCGATGTTGATTTTGTCAATGTACCTTATACGAGGCACTTTCCCGTAAATCCAGAGCGTCATGTCAACGTGAAATTTTTCGAGTCTCTTCTGAATTACCAGTTCCATGATGTTTCTCTTCTTGTTGAAGCTCTGACTCATGGGTCTTACATGCTGCCTGAGATTCCACGATGCTATCAG CGCTTAGAATTTCTCGGTGATGCGGTGTTAGATTATCTTATTACGTTGCACCTTTACTGCAAATATCCTGGCCTATCTCCTGGACTTCTAACTGATCTGAGATCAGCATCCACGAACAATGATTTCTATGCTCAGTCAGCAATCCAGGTTGGACTACACAAGCATATTCTTCATGCTTCACAAGCGCTTCATTGCCAGATCGTTGAAACTGTGAAGAATTGTGAGCAATCATTCCCCGTCTCAGCGTTTGGTCAGGAATCAGAGACCAGTTTTCCAAAG GTACTTGCCGATGTCATAGAATCTGTGGCCGGGGCTATCCTTGTTGATTCCGGCTACAATAAGGAGATAGTATTTCAAAGTCTCAGACGACTTATTGATCCCTTGATTACACCTGATACACTGACGACCCACCCTATCAGAGAGTTGACCGAGTTATGTCAAAAGGAGCAGTATACACTCAAGAAGCCTGTCGTTTCTCACCAGAATGGGGTTGCATATGTTACAGTAGAGGTTGAAGCCAATGGAATGCTGTACAGAGAATCGAGAACTGCAGCAGATAGAAAAACAGCCAAGAAACTTGCACACAAAACTGTGTTGGAATCCCTTAAAGAAAGCATGGGGTCTTGTTCACGATAG